The segment CCGGAGTATGTTCTTCCCTCTCCTTTTTCCGTATATAGAACATTAATCCATGGCTTCGGGAATAAAACCTTTCTTATTGGAATAGCAATCAGCATGGAAAGAATTGCCATTGGTTATGGAATTGCGATTATTATCGGTATTCTTTTAGGTCTGCTCATTGGGAGGATTCGAATTTTTGAAGAGACACTTGGCTCTTTGATTGCAGGTTTACAGACGTTACCAACTATTTGCTGGCTGCCCCTTGCGTTGCTCTGGTTTGGCATAAATGACAGGGCTATTATATTTTTAGTTGCTATGGGTGCTGTGCTTTCTATTACCATTGCAACGGAATCAGGGGTTAAAAACGTTCCACCTCTTTATGTCCGTGCAGCGAAGACCATGGGAGCAAAGGGATGGAAGTTATATAAAGAAGTAATTTTTCCTGCTGCCCTTCCTCATATTATTACCGGGATGAAGCAAGGTTGGGCTTATGCCTGGCGCTCATTACTGGCGGCGGAACTGTTGATTGTTAGTCTTGGATTAGGACATCTTTTGATGATCGGGCGCGAATTAAACGATATGAGCCGGGTTATTGCAGTGATGATTGTCCTCCTTGTTATCGGTATTCTGGTTGACCGGTTATTCTTTATTAAAGTGGAAAAACTTATACGGGAACGCTGGGGCCTTGCGAAGGCTTAGAATCTGTCCTGCCTTGAAGATAAGCGGATCAGAGATCAATTTCTACCGGTAATTCCATATTTTGCATAGATGCCTGCACCAAGGCCTCTCGATCAATATCATCCTCTGGCTGTTTAATCCTGTCTGCATTTCTTTCAACAAAAGGTACATGTTCGAGAATATATTTCTTTTTTAAAGATTCACATTTTGGGCAATTTTCTGTCGTA is part of the Candidatus Jettenia sp. AMX2 genome and harbors:
- a CDS encoding ABC transporter permease yields the protein MGIVKKVIFFGLLIGLWKLLFLMGIWPEYVLPSPFSVYRTLIHGFGNKTFLIGIAISMERIAIGYGIAIIIGILLGLLIGRIRIFEETLGSLIAGLQTLPTICWLPLALLWFGINDRAIIFLVAMGAVLSITIATESGVKNVPPLYVRAAKTMGAKGWKLYKEVIFPAALPHIITGMKQGWAYAWRSLLAAELLIVSLGLGHLLMIGRELNDMSRVIAVMIVLLVIGILVDRLFFIKVEKLIRERWGLAKA